A window of the Chitinispirillales bacterium ANBcel5 genome harbors these coding sequences:
- the thiS gene encoding sulfur carrier protein ThiS has product MKISVNGESTSLDTPLSITQLLKTLDVEMPDMVSVQLNGEFLDRENFSSTMVKEGDEVDFLYFMGGGR; this is encoded by the coding sequence ATGAAAATTTCAGTTAACGGCGAATCCACTTCACTGGATACACCGCTTTCAATCACACAGCTACTTAAAACTCTCGATGTGGAGATGCCTGATATGGTTTCTGTTCAGCTCAATGGTGAATTTCTTGACCGAGAGAACTTTTCATCAACTATGGTAAAAGAGGGTGATGAAGTAGACTTTTTGTACTTTATGGGGGGCGGCAGGTGA